A genomic stretch from Caulobacter sp. FWC2 includes:
- a CDS encoding sulfite exporter TauE/SafE family protein has translation MLTDPFFYAVAIPAVILLGLAKGGFAGIGVVAVPLMALAVSPVVAASITLPILLVQDVVSVWAFRKSWDKGLLILMLPAAALGIFLGWALAAFVKEAAVELAVGLISVAFALQRLWAERAVKAAAQVEAAPDRPWLGAICGAAAGFTSQIAHAGGPPFQIYVLPRRLPRDAFIGTSAIFFAVVNWMKVPAYIALGQFTPKVLATAGVLLPLAIASTWGGVWVVRKVPAEGFYKVIYVLLVAVGGKLVFDGARGLFF, from the coding sequence ATGCTGACCGATCCGTTCTTCTACGCGGTGGCGATTCCCGCCGTGATCCTGCTGGGCCTGGCCAAGGGCGGGTTCGCCGGGATCGGCGTGGTGGCCGTACCGCTGATGGCCCTGGCTGTCTCGCCGGTCGTGGCCGCCTCGATCACCCTGCCCATCCTGCTGGTCCAGGACGTGGTCAGCGTCTGGGCCTTCCGGAAGAGCTGGGACAAGGGCCTGCTGATCCTGATGCTGCCGGCCGCGGCGTTGGGGATCTTCCTGGGCTGGGCCCTGGCCGCCTTCGTCAAGGAGGCCGCCGTCGAGCTGGCCGTGGGCCTGATCTCGGTCGCCTTCGCCCTGCAGCGCCTGTGGGCCGAGCGCGCCGTCAAGGCCGCCGCCCAGGTCGAGGCGGCTCCAGACCGGCCCTGGCTGGGCGCGATCTGCGGCGCGGCGGCCGGCTTCACCAGCCAGATCGCCCACGCCGGCGGCCCGCCCTTCCAGATCTACGTCCTGCCCCGCCGCCTGCCGCGCGACGCCTTCATCGGCACCAGCGCCATCTTCTTCGCGGTCGTCAACTGGATGAAGGTGCCGGCCTACATCGCCCTGGGCCAGTTCACGCCCAAGGTGCTGGCCACCGCCGGCGTACTGCTGCCCCTGGCCATCGCCTCGACCTGGGGCGGGGTCTGGGTGGTGCGCAAGGTGCCCGCCGAGGGCTTCTACAAGGTCATCTACGTCCTGCTGGTCGCGGTCGGCGGCAAGCTGGTGTTCGACGGGGCCAGAGGTCTTTTCTTCTAA
- a CDS encoding hemolysin III family protein — protein MTTTTTDIIAAEVATHYPTPAAKCADLIVHLAGLACALLGGGILLGLAFGAGNLKQVAAVSVYTVGLILMLSLSTAYNFAKARWRPLLRRFDHAGIFVMIAASYTPFTTQNLHGWWAIGMTTAVWTVAGAGVLAKLFLPGLDKRFWVGLYLALGWLVLVAIKPMIEGLSWVALLLLAIGGLVYSTGTIFYLMRRLKFRRAIWHGHVIGGAGLHYAAVLVGVVLAGAR, from the coding sequence ATGACGACCACCACGACCGACATCATCGCTGCCGAGGTCGCGACGCATTATCCGACCCCGGCCGCCAAGTGCGCCGACCTGATCGTGCACCTGGCGGGCCTGGCCTGCGCCCTGCTGGGCGGCGGCATCCTGTTGGGCCTGGCCTTCGGCGCGGGCAACCTGAAGCAGGTCGCCGCGGTCAGCGTCTACACCGTGGGCCTGATCCTGATGCTGTCGCTGTCGACCGCCTACAACTTCGCCAAGGCCCGCTGGCGGCCGCTGCTGCGCCGCTTCGACCACGCCGGCATCTTCGTGATGATCGCCGCTTCGTACACGCCCTTCACCACCCAGAACCTGCACGGCTGGTGGGCCATCGGCATGACCACGGCGGTGTGGACCGTCGCCGGCGCCGGCGTGCTGGCCAAGCTGTTCCTGCCGGGCCTGGACAAGCGCTTCTGGGTCGGCCTCTACCTCGCCCTCGGCTGGCTCGTTTTGGTCGCCATCAAGCCGATGATCGAAGGCCTGTCCTGGGTGGCCCTGCTGCTGCTGGCCATCGGCGGCCTGGTCTATTCCACCGGCACCATCTTCTACCTGATGCGCCGCCTGAAGTTCCGCCGCGCCATCTGGCACGGCCACGTCATCGGCGGCGCGGGCCTGCACTACGCGGCCGTCCTGGTGGGCGTGGTGCTGGCCGGCGCGCGCTAG
- a CDS encoding patatin-like phospholipase family protein, protein MDKDPNGKISLQGFFKDRKATDPLRGKRLPAPTSERHVEALGFPGVRLSVDQADDALKSAADRLAPLRSLIGRDEFNILALSGGASGGAYGAGVLTGLTKAGRRPDFAIVTGVSTGALIAPLAFLGSDWDERLTDAYVGGHAAELLSFRRLGTALGPSIFKGESLDALVEAFVDQEMVDAVALEHLKGRRLLIATTNLDSQRAVVWDMGEIANHGGDEALKLFRTLLVASSSVPGIFPPKLIDVEVDGRHHQEMHVDGGVAAPLFLMPDALLHWRNLGPRFRRGRVHVIVNTVLDPSTQSTPPGVASIMARSFDTMLRFSYRQALSLAAGFCSRHNLPLSVASIPNSFEGTNLLKFETDLMRRIYDAGHQQALDGTVWTSAVEEQSLWRGLFKRQSNAAGAGVIIRDEPGPVGIEAPLEP, encoded by the coding sequence TTGGACAAGGACCCGAACGGCAAGATCAGCCTGCAAGGCTTCTTCAAGGACAGGAAGGCCACCGATCCGCTGCGCGGCAAGCGCCTGCCCGCCCCGACGTCCGAGCGCCATGTCGAGGCCCTGGGCTTTCCGGGCGTGCGGCTCTCGGTCGACCAGGCCGACGACGCCCTCAAGAGCGCCGCCGACCGCCTGGCCCCGCTGCGCTCGCTGATCGGCCGCGACGAGTTCAACATCCTGGCCCTGTCCGGCGGCGCGTCCGGCGGCGCCTATGGCGCGGGGGTGCTGACCGGCCTGACCAAGGCGGGCCGCCGCCCCGACTTCGCCATCGTCACCGGCGTCAGCACCGGGGCGCTGATCGCGCCCCTGGCCTTCCTGGGCTCGGACTGGGACGAGCGCCTGACCGACGCCTATGTCGGCGGCCACGCGGCCGAGCTGCTCAGCTTCCGCCGCCTGGGGACCGCCCTGGGTCCCAGCATCTTCAAGGGCGAGAGCCTGGACGCCCTGGTCGAGGCCTTCGTCGACCAGGAGATGGTCGACGCCGTCGCGCTGGAACACCTGAAGGGCCGTCGCCTGCTGATCGCCACCACCAACCTCGACAGCCAGCGGGCCGTGGTCTGGGACATGGGCGAGATCGCCAACCACGGCGGCGACGAAGCGCTGAAGCTGTTCCGCACCCTTCTGGTGGCCTCGTCCTCGGTGCCGGGGATCTTCCCGCCCAAGCTGATCGACGTCGAGGTCGACGGCCGCCATCACCAGGAGATGCACGTCGACGGCGGGGTGGCCGCGCCACTCTTCCTGATGCCCGACGCCCTGCTGCACTGGCGCAACCTTGGCCCCCGCTTCCGCCGCGGCCGGGTGCACGTGATCGTCAACACCGTGCTGGATCCCTCGACCCAGTCGACCCCGCCGGGCGTGGCCTCGATCATGGCTCGCAGCTTCGACACCATGCTGCGGTTCTCGTACCGCCAGGCGCTGAGTCTGGCCGCCGGCTTCTGCTCTCGCCACAACCTGCCGCTCTCGGTGGCGTCGATCCCCAACAGCTTCGAGGGGACCAACCTGCTGAAGTTCGAGACCGACCTGATGCGCCGCATCTACGACGCTGGCCATCAGCAGGCGCTGGACGGCACGGTCTGGACCAGCGCGGTGGAAGAGCAGAGCCTGTGGCGCGGCCTCTTCAAGAGACAGTCGAATGCGGCGGGCGCCGGGGTGATCATCCGCGACGAACCCGGCCCTGTCGGCATAGAGGCTCCGCTGGAGCCTTAG